The proteins below are encoded in one region of Oryzias melastigma strain HK-1 linkage group LG7, ASM292280v2, whole genome shotgun sequence:
- the ndufa4l2a gene encoding NADH dehydrogenase [ubiquinone] 1 alpha subcomplex subunit 4-like 2, whose translation MFRTAVEHAKKHPGLIPQFFFICLGMGGASLYLMRLARGPHVTWNKTSNPEPWNKLDPTYQYKFVAITTDYKNLKKDGPEF comes from the exons ATGTTTCGGACAGCAGTGGAGCACGCTAAGAAGCACCCTGGT CTCATCCCCCAGTTCTTCTTTATCTGCTTGGGAATGGGCGGAGCTTCTTTATATCTGATGCGGCTGGCCAGAGGACCCCATGTCAC CTGGAACAAGACTAGCAACCCTGAGCCTTGGAATAAACTTGACCCCACATACCAGTACAAG ttTGTGGCCATCACCACGGACTACAAAAATCTGAAGAAGGATGGACCTGAGTTTTAA
- the actr5 gene encoding actin-related protein 5: MATKDAPVCQIFSFHDSKTSPDPFFGLAPECLNPTPVPIVIDNGSFQTRAGWAAPSPAELSSPQLQFRSVAARSRGAARSETQIGNDIPNLEPLRWLLKSQFDRNVVVNFEIQELIFDYIFTHLGINSEGSVKHPIVLTEAPCNPLHCRQMMSELLFECYSVPYVSYGVDGLYSFYHNNNQRKPQPPHTGIVLSSGYHCSHILPVINGRLDAVNCKRVNVAGSQAASYLQRLLQLKYPGHLSSITLSRMEELLHEHSYTAADYHEEMEKWRSPEFYEREVHRMQLSFSGKLPSGCVTAEERQERRAQQLRRLQEINARRREEKLQQDQERLDRLLAVQELWEDGLLDQFHRSLVELNMDSAEELQSYIKKLQLAVEQGRQKLLHSDGAEGKTDVLEFEQPMDEGDGVALMDSDFFEDMLPQKSNMAQPSFNMAEYHQLFVGTERLRCPEILFQPSLIGEEQMGLMETLQYVLARYTPEQQEALVSNVFLTGGNMQYPGMKERIERELLAMRPFQSHFKVTMASRPALDAWYGAREWALEHHPGEESEGWISRKDYEEKGGEYLSEHCASNLFIPMKIAKPVPARPAEPPVTAQTSTGASAAITTVTSSLDPSSSGLSADVTMVTS; the protein is encoded by the exons ATGGCCACTAAAGACGCGCCGGTTTGTCAAATATTTTCGTTTCATGACAGTAAAACTTCCCCAGACCCATTTTTCGGACTTGCCCCAGAATGCTTGAACCCCACACCGGTTCCGATCGTGATAGACAACGGCTCCTTCCAGACCCGGGCCGGCTGGGCCGCTCCTTCCCCCGCGGAGCTGAGCTCCCCGCAGCTGCAGTTCAGGTCTGTGGCGGCGCGCAGCAGAGGAGCGGCCCGCAGCGAAACCCAGATCGGTAACGACATCCCGAACCTGGAGCCGCTGCGGTGGCTGCTGAAGAGTCAGTTCGATCGGAACGTGGTGGTGAACTTCGAAATCCAGGAGCTTATCTTTGACTATATCTTTACACACCTTGGAATCAATTCGGAG ggCAGTGTGAAACACCCCATCGTGCTGACAGAGGCGCCCTGCAACCCGCTGCACTGCCGCCAGATGAtgtcagagctgctgtttgagTGTTACAGCGTTCCATATGTTTCTTATGGGGTGGACGGCTTGTACAGTTTTTACCACAATAACAATCAAAGGAAACCACAGCCTCCGCACACTGGCATCGTTCTGTCCTCTGGATACCACTGCTCACACATCCTGCCAGTCATCAACGGCAG GTTGGATGCTGTGAACTGTAAACGTGTGAATGTGGCTGGAAGTCAGGCGGCGTCGTACCTGCAGCGCCTCCTGCAGCTGAAATACCCCGGTCATCTTTCTTCCATCACGCTCAGCCGTATGGAGGAACTGCTGCATGAACATAGCTACACTGCAGCGGACTATCACGAAG agatGGAGAAGTGGCGCAGCCCAGAGTTTTACGAGCGGGAGGTTCATCGCATGCAGCTCTCTTTTTCAGGGAAGCTGCCGAGCGGCTGCGTGACTGCAGAGGAACGACAGGAAAGGCGAGCACAGCAGCTCCGGCGACTTCAGGAGATCAACGCACGCCGTCGAgaggagaagctgcagcaggATCAAGAGAGGCTAGACAGGCTTCTAGCAGTTCAA gAGCTGTGGGAGGACGGCCTGTTGGATCAGTTTCACAGGAGTCTGGTGGAGCTTAACATGGACTCAGCTGAGGAGCTGCAGTCATATATCAAGAAGTTGCAGCTTGCTGTTGAGCAGGGAAGACAGAAACTGCTGCACAGTGATGGAGCAGAGGGCAAAACAGAT GTTTTGGAGTTTGAGCAGCCGATGGATGAGGGAGATGGAGTGGCTCTGATGGATTCTGACTTCTTTGAAGACATGCTGCCACAAAAATCTAACATGGCTCAG CCTTCATTCAACATGGCAGAGTACCACCAGCTTTTTGTGGGGACGGAGCGTTTGCGCTGTCCGGAGATACTGTTTCAGCCTTCACTGATTGGAGAGGAGCAGATGGGGCTGATGGAAACACTACAGTATGTTTTGGCCAG GTACACTCCTGAGCAGCAGGAGGCGCTGGTGAGCAACGTGTTTCTGACAGGAGGGAACATGCAGTACCCCGGCATGAAGGAGAGAATTGAGAGAGAGCTTCTGGCTATGAGGCCTTTCCAGTCTCACTTCAAG GTAACTATGGCATCCCGGCCGGCTCTGGACGCTTGGTACGGAGCACGGGAATGGGCATTGGAGCATCACCCTGGAGAGGAGTCAGAAGGGTGGATCAGCAGAAAGGACTACGAAGAGAAAGGTGGCGAGTATCTAAGCGAGCATTGTGCCTCCAACTTATTTATTCCCATGAAAATAGCCAAACCGGTTCCTGCTCGCCCTGCTGAGCCCCCTGTCACTGCTCAGACGTCAACAGGAGCCTCAGCTGCCATCACAACAGTCACGTCCTCACTGGATCCTTCCTCCTCCGGCCTCTCTGCCGACGTTACCATGGTTACCTCCTAG